One Oncorhynchus keta strain PuntledgeMale-10-30-2019 chromosome 34, Oket_V2, whole genome shotgun sequence genomic window, CATGTCACCACAAACAACTTACTTGTCTGCTGCTGTTTTCAGAAGCGATGTTGTTCAGAATATATATGTAGGTCTACTTCAAGAGCATTACAACAATAGTAGGCCCAACCAGAGGAGAAAAATGCAGACGAGTAGTATTTAAAGATCAACCAGTGTAAGACGCATTTCTCCCAAAAATCCAGCTGGCAATTCTTATGTCAATCATCCCGTCGGGCGAATAACCATACAAACACCGCGGATGTGCGTCGCCTAAGCGCAACCTGTTGGCTCTAAAATCACTAACTGATAGAGTATATggatttctctctgtttcttacTTATGCCATAATGCAAAAACATGTATCTTTTATAAATCAGTACATTTACACCGACGTTGTGCAGTTCATAATCGTCAAATAACCCCGAAGTCCCTCCCACTTTACGCATTTGATTGGCCAGGGCAATTtaccaataaaaaaaaacagaagagggtgtgaatactttggaGGCAAAATGTAGCAGTGTGTTAGAGATGATACTGGACATACTGGAAAGGATCAGTTACAGTATCGTATTGAGTTCTGAAGTAAGCAAAGGCCTATACTTTTGCCAACATTCTCTATTGAGGCGTTTTTGCAGTGGGACAGTTAGAGCAAAATCAGGGGATCATGGCAAAATCTAAAAGTGCGTCACACCATCTGGAGTTCTGACTTTGAACAGGTTTTGATGGTTTGGACTACATGCCTGGCACATCCATGATGGCTGGAAGAGCCTGGTCTGTTGGTGTTCCTTGCAAAAATGGATAGCAGGGTGGTGAGTCAATCTTTGTATGTGCTCACTGCTCTCTTTGCACTTATCTATTTACAATAGACACGGATCTTTTTGTCTCACTATTCTTTGTAGTTGATTGACTGATCAACAATGGAAAAGGCAGCCAAATGTTGTGATCTTGAATGCAACTTCGTGAAATTGTATCATTCCCTTTACCCTGTAGGTGGCGCCAAAGTCTGTCCTGATGGTGGGGAGACCATTTGGGTGCAAGCGCTGGGGGTGACTCCTAGTGTGCTTGGCCAGGGAATTACTGGTGCCATCCAGAGACATGTGACAGAGTATGCCTGCAGTCACTTTCCACAGCTCACTTGCCCGAAAACTGTGCCCAGGACAGATCCATCATCTGAAAAACGGTCTATCGCTTGTTGGCCAAAGAGGTAGGCCTACATAGCTTGCATGCCAGTGTGGTTTTTATTGAGCAGGGATGTGCACAACTGCAGTCCTTGATGGCCACAGTTCTGAGGTCCAGTCATTTGACATAGAACATTCTCTAGTTGTGTTATTTATAATTATATGTATGGACATGCATCATGCAATGTATCTTGAGCTGAAATAGCCTATTCTCTTCAATCACCTATTGTGTCTATGTTAGGGAATTCTTTCTTTGTGTTGTGAGGTAGGTGACATAGGATCTTTCGTTGAGGAACTACAGAGACTCGACCAAAAGTACAAGGCTGAGGCCTTTAACCCAGTGACTGTAGAGCAAGGCTCTACAGGGAGTGGTACGCTCAGCCAGTATGTTTAACAAGTTTAAACATCACATTAGagtatgtgtaacagtataactttagactgtcccctcgcccatacccgggcgcgaaccagggaccctctgcacacaacaacagtcacccacgaagcatcgttacccatcgctccacaaaagcctcggcccttgcagagcaaggggaactactacttcaaggtctcagagcaagtgacgtcaccgattggaACGCTATTTAGCACGAACACcgctaactaactagccatttcAGATCCGTTACATATGGCAGtttagtacagtagagcacagtacggCACGGTACAGGACAGTCAAGTTGtattcagtagagtacaatagagtacagtaaAAGTAGAGTATAGTTTAGTAGAGTATATTAGAGTAAAGTAGGGTACAATACAGAgccctatttaaaaaaaaagaattaGATATCGAAAAGACATCAATGTCTGTAAAATCTTAATGGGAAGTGTTGGCCTACACTCGTTCACTACAGTATTTCCCACAAATCTAAGGAGATTCCAGCATTTTGCAAAGGCTACTCATAATGTTTCATGGTCATTGCTGCCATCCCATTTCTGACACCAGTGTAGCGAACAACATACTCAGTTCTTGGTGTGAAAGGAAAACACCCTACCAGACCAATCAATAGAAGTCTATATGTGGCCAAATCAACTCCAGTCTGGACCTGACCAACTCtaaaccaatcatagacgtctgtTGACGTTGAAATCAAGGCCAGTCCGGACCacagcaaaaaaaataataaaaaaaataataaaaaaaataaatcactGCTCCACACAGGACCAGAAAATAATAAGTCCAAATTACATTGCCTGactgtgtaacggttttcttccgctgaaggagaggaggaccaaaatgcagcgtggttagagttcaacatgtttaatcaaGACCATAaacgagaacactacaaaataacaaatgcaaaaaccaaaacagtcctatctggtgcaatgacacagacagaagacaatcacccacaaaatacccaaagaacatggctgcctaaatatggttcccaatcagagacaacgacagacagctgcctctaattgagaaccaatctaggcaaccatagacatactaaaaactacctagaaaggaaacagccccataaacatacaaaacccctagaccagacaaaacacataaatcccccatgtcacaccctgacctaaccaaaataataaagaaaacaaagataactaaggccagggcatgAAAGACTGACTGTACATGCTTCGCGGGTATGTATCCTACTAGATTAGAGAATGCAGCAGAGGTGTGGTACTGGTACTCATGACATTGTCATATTTTGCACATTTACTGGACTGATACAAAGTCTAGAGATGGCTCATGATGTTCTCTCAATCCTTCATCTGTTGCAATTGTGTGCGATTTAATGAGTGATACAATGTACAGTATCTTGTCTCAAAAGTCCACGAATGAATAGACCGCGAAAGTAAGAAGTTGCTCCGAAACAACTGATAAATGATCTGTTTAGCGGACCCCAATCTTGAGTTGAACTATCGACAGCTAAAACGCAGATCTGACTTGAGATCAGATTTCACTGAGCGCTGATGAAACAGTGATATGCCCCTCCCTCGAGGTCGTCCCAGCCTCATTCTGATCAGCTGACTCACCACTTCCCATACGGAGTGCAATTTTTTGGAATAGCAGTAATGTAATTTTGCTGCCTTTTTCCCACTTGTTATTAAGTCTGTGCCAATACAAGCTGCTCACCAAGGCTGTCCTTTTATGAGATAATACAATAGAAGGTAATACATTATTTATAGCTTGCGATTTGTAATGTGAGAGATGCCATAGGCAGAAAGCTATACGTTTAGTCAAATTGTTGAAAACTTTTGATGGAATAGCTAGTAAAACTTTCTAACCAGCTATACATGATATTATCACAGGCCCAGTAAAGCATTgtaatgttatctgatgttagatCAGTCACATGCTTTCTATGCCCCCCTTTCCTACACTAACTTTACATTCCAGAtcctttcacatactgtatctgGGAATTCATATTATTTGTTTGCCAAGATCCTAGAGCAGATGTTACAATGTGACATTTTCAGATGTCTCTCACCCTAAACCATGGGcactatgaaaatgtatgcaataAATGTAAAACTGCGTTTATTTGTATTGACTTGATTTGAATGTAGGCAAATGTTCCTCAAACTTCTCTGGTGTAGGTGGTCTCCCCTCCCCATTTGACTGTAAGCCAATGGAGGGTGTCTGAGAGCTACACTTTGCTGTTTCACTCAGACTTGAGAGAGAAGCAGGTTGtgcagacatggctctcagaaAAGGATCTTCTTCTGTTGCCCTCTCTGGGTGGTCATCTGAAGTGCAGATGAACCCAGCTGATGTCCCTGGCCTGGAGGTAAAGCTGGGAGCATTGGTTGTTCTTTTCTCCATCACACTGGTTTGTGGCTTCGCCCCTTTGTGCTTAGTCAGGGGGGCAGGGAGGTGCAATGTAGACCCAGGTAAGTGGCACTTTAGATCAAAATTCATTTAGAGAATGTGACTTAAAGGTAAAGCCATTTGTATtaaatcactttttgacagcacccCTTTTCAATTGAATAGAACCTTCCTTACATATTTTCCCATTGTAAAAGTGCTCAGAAAGttactttttggacctgaatgccaaaataGTCAAAAGTCCTCAAAGTTGACCTATTTTGCATACacaccataccatgagacatacatctcttcatcactggaaaatataAACAGTTGAGATTTATATATTTAAAAGCTTATGAACAGGGTTTTAATATTATTTCATAATTtctttaaaaatatgttttttgaatttaaaataacttttttttccTAAATGTCAATTACACACAATGTTGACTTGTATGGGAATATCAGTTGTTTAATATTATACTGTCAATTCTCCATAGGAAACCTATTGAAATCATAGAAATATAGATCATAGAATATACATGACCATTTAAGTTGACATTCGACAATGGGTGGACCAGCGGCAATTTTCTGTTAGTAATTAGAAGCAAAAATGTCAATTCAATTAAAATGTCAATGGTGTACCAGCTAAATTGGAGAGGTCTGAAGGGATAGGTCCATTCTATGAATTATATTTATATGATTAaaatgacacccaccctgtattcaagagcatgttgtgttTCAAGATACTCCCACCACTCCCATGGTAGGGAGGAACTAGGGGGAGAGGATTCCCACTTTCATGTGGACTTTAACTCCACCTCGGCCATCCGGGCCTTCATTCTAGTATTTTCTTTATCTCTGCACTCAGTGTTCGAGGGCCTGGCTGTGGGGTTACAGGAGGACAGTCAAGAGGTGCTGGAGATCTGTGTTGCTCTACTCCTCCACAAGAGCATCATCTCTTTCAGTCTAGCCCTAAAGCTGGCCCAGGGCAAGCTGCGGCAGTCAGCCGTGGTAGGTTGCCTCCTGCTCTTTGCTCTCATGTCCCCGTTGGGCATTGCCGTCACCAAGACCAAGTCGTCCCCCCAGCACCAGCTGGCCAGTTCCACCTTAGAAGGCCTGGCGTCTGGCACCTTTATGTATATCACCTTCATGGAGATCCTGCTCCATGAGCTAAGCTCCCCGCAGAACCCCAAGGTGGCCATGATTCTCACTGGTTTCGCAGTGGTCACTGGGGTGCTGTTCATCAAAATGTAAATATTCTGTAGATCAATCCTTAGAGTCTGATTCTTTGAAAAACTGACAACCCTTTGCGCCGTGAGAATGCAATTTGGACTGATAAGCATTAAACAATGTTTACAGCATGAGACCAAAAGATACTCAACTGTATCATTAATTCAAACATGTTTCCTTAAGGTGCAGGGAGAATGCTGGTTACACTGGAAACTTTTGATTCAGTAGAGGTCTTTTAGTTTTATTATGTAGATGAATGTTATTCATTCAGATTTTAAAAAAGGGATATATGCTAATCCTGCCATGCTTTTAAATGATCATCATATAACATTTTCTATTTTAGATATTTGAacattttaatatatatatattttttacataaaCAATGACATACTTCACAAACAGATTTCTGTATACCGTGATGATGTGGTCAAAATTACCGAATTAAAAAAGGAAATATTTGTACTTTTGAGTAATTTATAACTCCTGGATTGATATTATAGCAATCCTAATGTTGTTCTGGCTGTGAAATCTGACTAGCAGTGTCCTGAATTGTACACAGAACATTTGTTTGTTCAGTAGTATGACTGCCTAGCCCCTGCATAAACATAATAAGAGCATATACAGCTGGCTATTACTTTAAATCTTTAAAAAGCTAAATGGAGTGTTTGCTCTTTGTCAGAGCCTTACATTGAGATCAACATATAGGCCCTTATTTCACTGCCATGTGGTGAGAAAGCTTTGAGATATAGTCCTCTATTATCTTGTAAAACTTGAGTTTGAATAATTGAAATGGCTGCTCTTGTTTTTATGTTCACTTTTAAACCAGGACTTGTTTAGCTGTACCTGGTTGACTGATTAAAAGTAATCTGAAATACTTTTCAACATGTTGCCTAGTTATTTTTCCCATGGAGAGTGATAGGATTTGTGATGAGTACGATAGTGATCAGACAACCAGTGTGGCAGTGTATTTTACGACTGAATAATCTTGTTTATATGCAGCCCTTTTATTTGAGGAAACCAACCAATACAATAGTTAACGTTTTTTAATCAATATCCAAAATATCCATTATACAgaactgtatatataaaaaaaaaatcaaaaaaataAACTACATGTCCCAGATTGCGTTTGGGCGCTCTgactttctcctcccctcttgtcCTCCCACAAGTCAGATGGTTTCGACTAGCTAGTTACCACAGACATAAAGTAAAAATGGGCTTTATCGtacaaattcatgaaaacaaaaaatAGCTTTTTGGTCTTCGTTTAAGGTTAACTGTGTCATGTTAGgtttaaaataacattttaagaagataaattgtagaaataggcggcCCTTATCACTTTGTGGCTATGGTAACTAACGTTCGTGACGGCCAAGTCAGATCATCCCACTGCGTGAAGTCGTTTGGCAAAGATGTCTGCTACGGATGTAGGCGGTTGTGGACCCGGAGCAGGACCCAGTTCGGGTGCTGGGTCCGGGGCATCAAACCCTCGAAAATTTAGCGAGAAAATAGCTCTACATACCCAACGTCAGGCTGAAGAAACTGCCGCTTTTCAGGAGGTTATGATGGACATCACCTCTACCAGGGTAAGTCGGAGGGGGGAGGCAAGAGAGGAAAGCTGGAGTAAGTACAGGCCCGGGGCTTGTCAAGAGGGTAAACAAAAAAATAAGAACATTATAAACTaatataacgttagctagctaactctagCCAAGAATGAACGTTATCCACGATTTGCCTTTTATCTGTTGGAGTTTGAATGTCTAGTTATTTCacctaacgttaactagctaactacGATGTTGATTGCTATCTTATCTAACTTGTCAAAAGTGTCATGAGAaccagctagctagttaactaacGTTAGCGTAAATAAACGAGTTAGCTAGCCCTGAGTTAGCCACCTGTGGCTAAATAGTATTTCAATTTcagtagctaacgttaactagttaGTTACGTTacttaacgttagctaactaactactTAGCAAGCTAATGTTAACGAGACATTGTAGTTATAAACAACTTTTTAATATATTTTCGTTTCTCCTACATTTACAAACCAAACTACGTAAGAACTGCTGAATTGTGACTGGTTGATAACGTCCGTTACCAGCCATGTTTTGGCATAACGTTAGCTTTTCAATGCTGAGTTAGTTAGCTAGTTTGTCAAATAAGACTGACTGTACATCAAGTGAAGTGGTTCATAGTGGCTGCTGTCAACCAGAACAGATTGCATACTGCAACCAACTCAATTATTTTCCCTCTGGGTTTAACATTCACAAAATGGTGTTTATAGGAACTCCACGGCTGTATTAATTACGCCGATTCTGATGCAAGCCGTTTActccaaacatttttttttaacgaaaacgagagtttctattggacaaattccggTAGGTCTTCCCCCGCTTTTCATCGTTTGCTCTGTTTGTGTACGTTTGGTTCTTAATAAACAGGTTTCCGTTGCAAGACAATGTATACACCCCAGAGTTTATTCTAAGGATCTTTCAATTTGAAGTAAATACGCTTGAACTGATTTTCAAACAGATAAAAATGATTGATTTGGTTATTAATGAATTTATGAAAACCTTTTTTTGAACATTCAATCTTTTAGAAACATGTTAATGCCCACAATTTCCCCCCTCTACGAATAGCCTATACCTTTTGAGGTGAATGTGATGGAGACTGAGACGGAGGAATAGAAAGGAGAAGAGGGCAAATCAAAATCagtgattacatttttttttaacctttatttaactaggcaagtcagttaagaacaaattcttatttataatgactgCCAAACCCTGACGaggctgggccaattatgcgctgtccaatgggactcccaatcatgaccagatgtgatgcagcctagattcgaaccagggactgtagtgatgcagtgccttagaccgctgcgccactctggagcccagACTCACCTTCTCATAAATTGCATTGTTGAGCAGCACATTCAATGGCTCAAGTCTTGGCTCATCCCAACCGCTCATAACACCCTAC contains:
- the LOC118367611 gene encoding zinc transporter ZIP1-like isoform X1, coding for MALRKGSSSVALSGWSSEVQMNPADVPGLEVKLGALVVLFSITLVCGFAPLCLVRGAGRCNVDPVFEGLAVGLQEDSQEVLEICVALLLHKSIISFSLALKLAQGKLRQSAVVGCLLLFALMSPLGIAVTKTKSSPQHQLASSTLEGLASGTFMYITFMEILLHELSSPQNPKVAMILTGFAVVTGVLFIKM
- the LOC118367611 gene encoding zinc transporter ZIP1-like isoform X2, producing the protein MPAVTFHSSLARKLCPGQIHHLKNGLSLVGQRVFEGLAVGLQEDSQEVLEICVALLLHKSIISFSLALKLAQGKLRQSAVVGCLLLFALMSPLGIAVTKTKSSPQHQLASSTLEGLASGTFMYITFMEILLHELSSPQNPKVAMILTGFAVVTGVLFIKM